One part of the Sciurus carolinensis chromosome 4, mSciCar1.2, whole genome shotgun sequence genome encodes these proteins:
- the LOC124983343 gene encoding olfactory receptor 6C2-like, whose product MRNHTSLTTFILLGLTDNPQMQTLIFIFLFVTYTLSIAGNLIIIILTLVDSHLKSAMYFFLKNFSFLETLFTTACIPRFLYSLSTGDKTISYNACVAQVFFIIFFGATEFFLLAIMSYDRYVAICKPLRYVTIMNSKTRGWLIFCCWLAGLLVILPPLCLGLNLEFCDYNVIDHFLCDASPLLKISCSDTWFIEQMTIAIAVVTTFMTLLCIILSYIYIIKTVIKFPSAQQRMKAFSTCSSHIMVVSITYGSCIFVYIKPSPKDEVAINKGVSVLTTSVAPMLNPFIYTLRNAQVKQAFTDLIKRMSIISK is encoded by the coding sequence ATGAGAAACCATACCTCATTAACTACATTCATACTTCTGGGACTGACGGATAATCCTCAAATGCAGactctgatttttatatttctgtttgtcACCTATACATTGAGTATAGCTGGGAACCTGATCATCATTATACTCACTTTGGTGGATTCCCACCTTAAAAGtgccatgtactttttcctcaagAACTTCTCCTTCTTGGAAACTTTATTCACCACGGCCTGTATTCCCAGGTTCCTCTATAGTTTATCAACTGGAGACAAGACTATTTCCTATAATGCTTGTGTTGCTCAAGTGTTTTTTATCATCTTCTTTGGAGCTACAGAATTTTTCCTCCTGGCCATCATGTCCTATGATCGCTATGTCGCCATCTGTAAGCCCTTGCGTTATGTGACCATCATGAACAGCAAAACCCGTGGTTGGCTTATTTTCTGCTGTTGGTTAGCAGGCTTGTTGGTCATCCTACCACCACTGTGCCTGGGCTTAAACCTGGAATTCTGTGACTATAATGTCATTGATCATTTTCTCTGTGATGCCTCTCCTCTACTCAAAATCTCTTGTTCAGATACCTGGTTCATAGAGCAGATGACCATTGCCATTGCTGTAGTGACCACCTTCATGACACTTCTGTGTATAATTCTGTCCTATATTTATATCATCAAGACCGTCATAAAGTTCCCTTCTGCTCAGCAACGGATGAAAGCCTTCTCTACCTGCTCTTCTCACATCATGGTGGTTTCTATCACATACGGTAGCTGTATTTTTGTTTATATCAAACCTTCACCAAAGGACGAAGTGGCGATTAATAAGGGTGTGTCGGTGCTTACTACTTCAGTTGCCCCCATGTTAAACCCATTTATTTACACCCTGAGGAACGCACAAGTGAAACAAGCTTTTACAGATTTAATCAAAAGAATGTCAATCATctcaaagtaa
- the LOC124983232 gene encoding olfactory receptor 6C2-like — translation MRNNTITVFILLGLTDDPQLQVLIFIFLFLTYVLSLTGNLTIISLILVDSHLKTAMYYFLKNFAFLEISFTSACIPRYLYNIATGDKMITYNACVSQVFFTDLFGVTEFFLLAAMSYDRYVAICKPLHYVAIMSGMVCRRLVFCCWVAGLFIIIPPLSLGLNLEFCDSNIIDHFVCDASPLLKISCSNTWFMEQTVIICAVLTLIMTLMCVVLSYIYIIKTILRFPSAQQKKKAFSTCSSHMIVVSLTYGSCIFIYIKPSAKESVAINKGVTVLTTSIAPMLNPFIYTLRNKQVKQAFKDSVKRIVIFPKT, via the coding sequence ATGAGGAACAATACTATAACCGTTTTCATTCTACTGGGACTGACAGATGACCCACAACTGCAGGttctgatttttatctttctcttcctcacctACGTGCTGAGCCTAACTGGGAATCTCACTATCATCTCCCTCATCTTAGTGGATTCTCATCTTAAAACAGCCATGTACTACTTCCTAAAAAATTTTGCTTTCTTGGAGATCTCATTCACATCTGCATGTATTCCCAGATACTTATATAACATAGCAACAGGTGACAAGATGATTACCTACAATGCCTGTGTCAGCCAAGTATTTTTTACTGACCTTTTTGGTGTTACTGAATTTTTTCTCCTAGCTGCCATGTCctatgatcgctatgtggccatctgcaagcccctgcATTATGTGGCTATCATGAGTGGTATGGTTTGCAGAAGACTTGTCTTTTGTTGTTGGGTAGCTGGTCTGTTTATTATAATCCCTCCACTCAGCCTAGGCCTAAATCTGGAGTTTTGTGATTCTAATATCATTGATCATTTTGTTTGTGATGCATCTCCCCTCCTGAAAATCTCTTGTTCAAATACTTGGTTTATGGAACAAACTGTTATCATCTGTGCTGTACTGACCCTCATTATGACACTTATGTGTGTGGTTCTGTCCTACATTTACATCATCAAGACAATTTTAAGATTCCCTTCTgcccagcaaaagaaaaaagcctTTTCTACCTGCTCTTCCCATATGATTGTGGTTTCCCTCACCTACGGCAGCTGCATCTTCATCTACATCAAACCTTCAGCGAAGGAATCAGTGGCCATTAACAAGGGGGTGACAGTCCTCACTACTTCCATCGCTCCCATGCTGAACCCTTTCATTTACACACTGAGGAACAAGCAAGTAAAACAGGCCTTCAAGGACTCAGTCAAAAGAATTGTAATATTTCCCAAGACATAA